From one Lotus japonicus ecotype B-129 chromosome 3, LjGifu_v1.2 genomic stretch:
- the LOC130746233 gene encoding jasmonoyl--L-amino acid synthetase JAR4, producing the protein MAVKKMLEKVEEFDMDKVIEEFERLTKDAEGVQRETLKRILEENASAEYLQSLGLNGRTDPESFKSCIPLVTHKELEPFINRMIDGDASPILTGKPITAMSLSSGTTSGKQKYVPWNDELFETTLQIYHTAFAHRNREFPINGKALSFIYSSKHFKTKGGVTAGTATTNVFRNPGFKPSMKALKSSCCSPDEVIFGPDFHQSLYCHLLCGLIFREEVQLVSSTFAHSIIYAFRTFEQVWEELCADIREGVLNRSIVVPSIRTAMSKLLKPDPELANLIKRKCLGLSNWYGLIPELFPNAKYVYGIMTGSMEPYLKKLRHYAGVLPLVTSDYGSSEGWIATNVNPRVPPELATYAVLPQIGYFEFIPQSELEETKGDTSFLSVDPQTVGLTEVKIGEEYEIVITNPAGLYRYRLGDVVKVMGFHNSSPKLKFVRRNNLLLTINIDKNTENDLQLAVETASKLLAEEKVEVVDYTSHVDVSKEPGHYVIFWEINGEASEEALGECCNCLDKSFVDAGYTSSRKVNCIGPLELRVVRRGTFRKILDHYLALGNTGNQFKTPRCISPANTKVRQILCDNVVNNYFSVAFN; encoded by the exons ATGGCTGTGAAGAAGATGTTGGAGAAAGTGGAAGAATTTGACATGGACAAAGTGATAGAGGAATTTGAGAGGCTTACCAAGGATGCTGAGGGGGTTCAGAGGGAAACTTTGAAGAGGATATTGGAAGAAAATGCTTCAGCTGAGTACTTGCAGAGTTTGGGACTTAATGGAAGAACTGACCCTGAGAGTTTCAAGTCATGTATTCCTCTGGTCACTCACAAGGAATTGGAGCCTTTTATCAACAGAATGATTGATGGAGATGCTTCTCCAATTCTCACTGGAAAACCCATCACAGCCATGTCTTTAAG TTCTGGCACTACTTCTGGGAAGCAAAAATATGTACCATGGAATGATGAATTGTTTGAAACCACATTGCAGATATATCACACCGCTTTTGCCCATAGGAACAG AGAGTTTCCAATTAATGGCAAGGCCTTAAGCTTTATCTACAGCAGCAAGCATTTCAAAACAAAAGGGGGTGTCACAGCAGGAACTGCCACAACCAATGTGTTCCGCAACCCCGGGTTCAAGCCTTCAATGAAGGCGcttaagtcctcgtgttgcagcCCAGATGAAGTGATATTTGGTCCCGATTTTCACCAATCGCTGTATTGTCACCTCTTGTGTGGCCTAATTTTCCGCGAGGAAGTTCAATTGGTGTCTTCTACGTTCGCGCACAGCATTATCTACGCATTCAGAACCTTTGAGCAAGTTTGGGAAGAGCTTTGTGCTGATATAAGGGAAGGTGTTCTTAACAGGAGCATCGTGGTCCCCTCGATTCGAACCGCTATGTCTAAACTGCTTAAACCGGACCCTGAACTCGCGAACCTGATCAAGAGAAAGTGCTTGGGATTGAGCAACTGGTATGGATTGATACCAGAGCTTTTCCCAAATGCTAAGTATGTTTATGGGATCATGACAGGGTCAATGGAGCCTTATTTGAAAAAGCTGAGGCACTATGCAGGAGTgttgcctttagtgacttctgATTATGGATCTTCTGAAGGGTGGATAGCAACCAATGTGAACCCAAGAGTGCCTCCTGAATTGGCCACTTATGCTGTTCTTCCTCAAATTGGTTACTTTGAATTCATCCCTCAGAGTGAGTTGGAGGAAACCAAGGGAGATACTAGTTTTCTCTCTGTGGATCCTCAAACAGTGGGTTTGACTGAAGTGAAAATTGGTGAGGAGTATGAGATTGTTATCACCAATCCTGCAG GCTTATATCGGTATAGGCTAGGAGATGTGGTCAAGGTTATGGGGTTCCATAACTCATctccaaaactcaagtttgtTCGGAGGAACAATCTTCTGCTTACAATCAACATTGACAAGAACACAGAGAATGATTTACAATTAGCTGTGGAAACAGCATCCAAATTGTTAGCAGAGGAGAAAGTGGAAGTTGTTGACTACACCAGTCATGTTGATGTGTCGAAAGAACCGGGGCACTATGTTATCTTCTGGGAAATCAATGGCGAAGCGAGCGAAGAAGCACTTGGTGAATGCTGCAATTGCTTGGATAAGTCCTTTGTGGATGCTGGCTACACCAGTTCTCGCAAAGTAAATTGCATTGGCCCGCTCGAGCTCCGAGTTGTTAGACGAGGAACGTTTCGGAAGATTCTTGATCATTACTTAGCATTAGGGAACACGGGGAATCAGTTCAAGACTCCAAGGTGTATTAGTCCTGCAAACACCAAAGTGAGGCAAATATTGTGTGACAATGTGGTGAACAACTATTTCAGTGTTgctttcaattga